Proteins from a genomic interval of Blastocatellia bacterium:
- a CDS encoding efflux RND transporter permease subunit, which translates to MQKLAELCIERPVFATMLILALTFIGGFAYSILGVDLFPKVDFPTITVTTTLRGASPEEVETEITKKIEESVNTLPGIDELRSVSTEGVSLVFITFVLERDTDQAAQDVRDKVNTILGDLPQEIDPPIVEKLDPDATPVMSIAVSAKRSSREITEIADKKIKQAIESISGVVQVRFIGDRKRQIQIWIDTQKLTAYNLTIPQVEAALVSQNIELPGGRIDQGSREQVVRTLGRITNTADFSKIIIATINNNPVRISDIGYIEDGIEEPRTMARLDGNEAVILEVRKQSGNNTLQVVENVKERLSEIQKLLPPDFQVQIIRDQSRFIKGSFEAIKEHLILGGFLAALVVLLFLGNFRSTIIAAIAIPTSIISTFALMYYMDFTLNQMTMLALVLSVGIVIDDAIVVLENIYRFMEEKQMSPLQAAREATHEIGLAVMATTLSLIIIFLPVAFMGGIVGRFMKSFGLTTAFAIGVSLLVSFTLTPMMSARFLKVNKKAHSAKQSFFYSLIERSYMAMLRFCMNYRLLVVVVSIVVILTTVPLFQRVGKDFITQDDTSDFQIDIRAPEGYSLTATSETLSKIEDELRQLTGVTNLLTTIGGDAQQTPNAASIYVKIIDVTERDYPQAEVMEKARRLMGKYKDLRASVLYVASISSSSMKNSDIQYSLRGPDLNKLTEYSAKVMDFVKTVPGVVDVDNSLITGKPETRIYIDRERAADLGVRISDIATTIRTLIGGNDQASNFREGEDRYDIQIRAQLSDRNSPNALSLLTVPSSKQGTVRLDQVVRIQAGTGPAQIDRYNRQRQVIISGNIERGQSLGPVLQIIDAHVSKLNLSPEYQYGVQGRSRELGRAATNFLIAFILSFVFMYMVLAAQFESFLDPITILLSLPLSIPFALLSLIMFNQTLNIFSALGILMLFGIVKKNSILQIDHANQLRNRGLSTYEAVIRACQDRLRPILMTTIALVAGMLPMALGQGPGSASRRSVAIIVIGGQSLCLLLTLLVTPVAYSLFHSLTETLSWQNLVKTFPFLSKLDR; encoded by the coding sequence ATGCAAAAATTAGCAGAACTTTGTATTGAGCGTCCTGTTTTTGCCACAATGCTTATATTAGCACTTACTTTTATAGGTGGCTTTGCTTATAGCATTTTAGGAGTTGATTTATTCCCTAAAGTTGATTTCCCTACTATCACTGTAACTACTACACTACGTGGAGCTTCTCCTGAAGAAGTAGAAACAGAAATAACAAAGAAAATAGAAGAATCTGTAAATACTTTACCTGGTATAGATGAATTACGCTCTGTTTCTACAGAAGGAGTATCATTAGTTTTTATTACCTTTGTTTTAGAGCGTGATACTGACCAGGCGGCTCAAGATGTTAGAGATAAAGTTAATACGATTCTAGGAGATTTACCACAGGAAATAGACCCGCCTATTGTAGAAAAACTTGACCCAGATGCTACACCTGTAATGTCAATTGCTGTTTCTGCTAAACGAAGTTCAAGAGAAATTACAGAAATTGCTGATAAAAAAATCAAGCAAGCTATTGAATCTATTAGTGGTGTTGTACAAGTGCGTTTTATAGGTGATCGTAAAAGACAAATACAAATTTGGATAGATACCCAAAAATTAACAGCTTATAACTTAACAATCCCACAAGTAGAGGCTGCTTTAGTTAGCCAAAATATAGAGTTACCCGGTGGACGTATTGACCAAGGCAGCCGCGAACAAGTGGTTCGTACTCTAGGGCGTATTACTAACACAGCAGACTTTAGTAAAATTATCATAGCTACAATTAATAATAATCCTGTAAGAATTTCTGACATTGGTTATATTGAAGACGGGATTGAAGAACCTCGTACAATGGCTCGGTTAGATGGAAACGAAGCTGTTATTTTAGAAGTTCGTAAACAGTCTGGAAACAATACTTTACAAGTAGTTGAAAATGTAAAAGAACGTCTATCAGAGATTCAAAAACTTTTGCCTCCAGATTTCCAAGTGCAAATTATTCGTGACCAATCCCGTTTTATTAAAGGCTCTTTTGAAGCTATTAAAGAACATTTAATTTTAGGAGGGTTTTTAGCTGCTTTAGTAGTATTGCTATTTTTAGGTAACTTCCGTTCTACCATAATTGCTGCTATTGCTATTCCTACTTCAATAATTTCAACTTTTGCATTGATGTACTACATGGATTTTACGCTTAACCAAATGACTATGTTAGCCTTAGTGCTTTCGGTTGGAATAGTTATAGATGATGCTATAGTTGTACTAGAAAATATTTACCGATTTATGGAAGAAAAGCAGATGTCGCCACTTCAAGCGGCCCGTGAAGCAACACATGAAATAGGGCTAGCTGTTATGGCAACAACTCTTTCTTTAATAATTATTTTTCTTCCAGTAGCTTTTATGGGCGGTATTGTTGGACGTTTTATGAAAAGCTTTGGACTAACAACAGCTTTTGCCATAGGTGTTTCATTACTTGTTAGCTTTACTCTAACTCCAATGATGTCAGCACGTTTTCTTAAAGTTAACAAAAAAGCTCATAGTGCTAAACAGTCTTTCTTCTATAGCTTAATTGAACGTAGTTATATGGCAATGCTACGTTTTTGTATGAACTATAGGTTATTAGTTGTAGTTGTTTCCATTGTAGTTATATTAACTACTGTACCTTTATTTCAAAGAGTTGGTAAAGACTTTATTACACAAGATGATACAAGCGATTTTCAAATTGATATTCGCGCTCCAGAAGGCTATTCACTTACAGCAACCTCTGAAACTCTTAGCAAAATAGAAGATGAGCTACGTCAACTTACAGGAGTAACAAACTTACTTACTACAATTGGAGGCGATGCCCAGCAAACCCCTAATGCTGCAAGTATTTATGTAAAAATTATTGATGTTACTGAGCGTGACTATCCTCAAGCTGAAGTAATGGAAAAAGCACGTCGTTTAATGGGCAAATATAAAGATTTGAGAGCCTCTGTTTTGTATGTTGCTAGTATTTCTAGTAGTTCTATGAAAAATTCTGATATTCAATATAGTTTAAGAGGCCCAGACCTAAATAAACTTACTGAATACTCAGCTAAAGTTATGGACTTTGTAAAAACAGTTCCTGGTGTAGTAGATGTTGATAATAGTTTAATTACAGGTAAGCCGGAAACTAGAATTTATATTGACCGTGAGCGTGCTGCAGATTTAGGCGTTAGAATTAGTGATATTGCTACAACAATTCGCACACTTATTGGTGGTAATGACCAAGCTTCTAATTTTCGAGAAGGTGAAGACCGTTATGATATTCAGATCCGCGCTCAACTTTCAGACCGTAACAGTCCAAATGCTCTTAGTCTGTTAACAGTTCCATCTTCTAAACAAGGGACTGTACGCTTAGATCAAGTGGTACGAATTCAAGCAGGTACGGGCCCAGCACAAATTGACCGATATAATCGACAACGACAAGTAATAATTTCTGGAAATATTGAGCGTGGGCAATCTTTAGGCCCAGTATTACAAATAATAGACGCGCATGTCTCTAAGTTAAACCTTTCTCCAGAATATCAATATGGTGTACAAGGTCGAAGCCGTGAATTAGGGCGAGCAGCAACAAACTTTTTAATTGCTTTTATACTTTCATTTGTTTTTATGTATATGGTCTTAGCTGCACAATTTGAAAGTTTCCTTGACCCAATAACAATTTTACTCAGCTTACCCCTTTCTATTCCTTTTGCTCTGCTTTCATTAATTATGTTTAACCAAACGTTAAATATTTTTTCTGCTCTAGGAATCTTAATGCTCTTTGGAATAGTAAAGAAAAACTCTATTTTGCAAATTGACCATGCTAATCAACTACGAAACCGCGGCTTAAGCACTTATGAAGCAGTAATTCGAGCTTGTCAAGATAGATTGCGCCCTATTTTAATGACTACTATTGCTTTAGTTGCTGGTATGTTACCAATGGCTCTAGGTCAAGGGCCGGGTTCAGCTTCTCGGCGTTCAGTAGCAATTATTGTTATAGGTGGGCAATCACTTTGTTTACTTCTTACTTTGCTAGTAACACCTGTAGCTTATTCATTATTTCATAGCTTAACTGAAACTTTATCATGGCAAAATTTAGTTAAAACCTTTCCTTTCTTAAGTAAACTAGATAGATAA
- a CDS encoding efflux RND transporter periplasmic adaptor subunit: MSKTLILLLPLLLFTACQRSEPPAQANTSQASVLATAPTSISVTTSSAIERSLSSALELTGTLEGQEEVIVSSELDGKLSSMHIDLGSYVKKGDKLFSLDERELGWKLEQAKANLSIAEITLGQAGKPGESNDSHPAVRDAYAALEKAKIDFERTEQLLKDGVISRQEYDRNKSLYDQTRARWETAIAQVEGYGANLIQAHANLQLADKQLKDSIIYAPITASVKERLASTGQYVKKGEPLVKLIQINPLRLRTTVPEQYLQQLKSGETISFTVDSLPDKQFVGKITRFSPAVDKNSRSLMVEATIENPKLELKAGMFARVKLTFGEKRPVLLVPQKAVITAVGLNKIYVLADGKAQAREVTLGQKDGELIEIISGVSANETVITSNLDKLADGTVVNQQSN, translated from the coding sequence ATGAGCAAAACACTTATTTTATTACTACCACTATTACTTTTTACTGCTTGTCAACGTTCAGAACCACCAGCACAAGCAAACACAAGCCAAGCTAGCGTTTTAGCAACTGCTCCAACTTCTATAAGTGTAACTACTAGTTCTGCTATTGAACGTAGTTTATCTAGTGCATTAGAACTTACTGGAACATTAGAGGGCCAGGAAGAAGTTATTGTTAGCAGTGAATTAGACGGCAAGCTCTCAAGCATGCACATTGATTTAGGTAGTTACGTAAAAAAAGGCGATAAACTTTTTTCTTTAGATGAACGTGAATTGGGTTGGAAATTAGAGCAGGCTAAAGCAAATCTTTCTATTGCAGAAATAACTTTAGGTCAGGCAGGTAAACCCGGCGAGTCTAATGATTCCCATCCAGCAGTACGTGATGCTTATGCAGCACTGGAAAAAGCCAAAATAGACTTTGAACGTACAGAACAATTACTTAAAGATGGGGTAATTTCTCGTCAAGAATATGACCGTAATAAATCATTATATGACCAAACTCGCGCACGTTGGGAAACGGCAATTGCTCAAGTAGAGGGTTACGGAGCTAATTTAATACAAGCTCATGCCAACTTACAGCTTGCTGATAAACAACTAAAAGATTCTATTATTTATGCACCTATAACGGCTTCGGTTAAAGAAAGATTAGCATCTACAGGACAATATGTTAAAAAAGGTGAGCCATTAGTTAAACTTATTCAAATCAATCCTTTGCGACTTCGTACTACTGTTCCAGAACAATATTTACAACAATTAAAATCAGGTGAAACTATAAGTTTTACCGTAGATAGTTTGCCAGATAAACAATTTGTAGGAAAAATTACTCGTTTTAGTCCAGCCGTAGACAAAAACTCTCGTTCCTTAATGGTAGAAGCAACCATTGAAAACCCTAAATTAGAGCTTAAAGCAGGAATGTTTGCACGTGTTAAATTAACTTTTGGAGAAAAAAGACCTGTTTTACTTGTACCTCAAAAAGCTGTTATTACTGCTGTAGGTCTAAATAAAATCTATGTTTTAGCTGATGGAAAGGCTCAAGCTAGAGAAGTCACTTTAGGCCAAAAAGATGGCGAATTAATAGAAATAATCTCTGGTGTTAGTGCTAATGAAACAGTTATTACTAGTAATTTAGATAAGCTAGCTGATGGCACTGTGGTAAATCAACAAAGTAACTAG
- a CDS encoding TetR/AcrR family transcriptional regulator, producing the protein MEDTKTLVEEVKETKKKQRFCSADRKEQILSIAAEIFSQKGFNGTTTKEIAERLDVSEAIIFRHFPTKQDLYSAILHEKTTELMQPLWLNCVELMQKKDDRGVFTRLAAQILEMMHKDQTLLRLLFYSALEKHQLAQAFLESTARQVREPAIKYIKQRIEDGAFRTIDPILTAKFFFSLVKQWGISRELFQDSEMQKLSPWEAAEEITNIFLFGILQDQNSRSAKE; encoded by the coding sequence ATGGAAGACACAAAAACATTAGTTGAAGAAGTTAAAGAAACTAAGAAAAAGCAACGCTTTTGTAGTGCAGACCGCAAAGAGCAAATATTATCTATAGCAGCAGAAATTTTTTCTCAAAAAGGTTTTAATGGAACTACTACCAAAGAAATTGCTGAGCGATTAGACGTAAGCGAAGCTATTATTTTTCGCCATTTTCCCACCAAACAAGATCTTTATTCTGCAATTTTACACGAAAAAACAACCGAACTCATGCAACCTCTGTGGTTAAATTGCGTAGAGTTAATGCAGAAGAAAGATGACCGAGGAGTTTTTACTAGGCTAGCTGCTCAGATATTAGAAATGATGCACAAGGATCAAACTTTGTTAAGACTACTTTTTTATAGTGCTTTAGAAAAACATCAATTAGCACAAGCCTTTTTAGAAAGTACGGCAAGACAAGTTAGAGAGCCTGCTATTAAGTATATAAAGCAGCGTATTGAAGACGGAGCATTTCGCACTATAGATCCTATATTAACAGCTAAATTTTTTTTTAGTTTAGTAAAGCAATGGGGCATTTCTAGAGAATTATTTCAAGATAGCGAAATGCAAAAGCTTTCTCCTTGGGAAGCAGCAGAAGAAATAACTAATATTTTCCTTTTTGGGATTTTACAAGACCAAAATTCTCGTTCAGCTAAGGAATAA
- a CDS encoding TonB-dependent receptor has translation MFKTIKEFHCILLTILFFFMLATPNILAQSSGSTSSAINGQVIDGQKSAISSATLTIKNIATNFTREIIPNSDGSFSFRQLPPGNYQLTVQADGFATQVIPITLVLGTTALLDVELALGESTQVIEVLANSLVEGKTEGSTNVDRTTIEKLPINRRNFLDFSTTAARVVSDGGAIGATATSGLSFNGQSGRFNNVTIDGLDNNDSGSGSVRATFSQDAVQEFQIISDNYSAEFGRALGGVVNIVTRGGTNDYHGGLFFFNRNDETSAKEPFSDINPEFRQYQFGAVLGGPIKKDKAFFFTSFERLTIKQNTIVTISDNVVAAARRQGFSDVQNGPRPFSIGTTTLLARADFRLNPQNSLFVRYNGGFSFNSGFDFFGGLIDYSNSGRQSLDDNTLVVNNVYLNTGLNLVNETRFLFTVRNQDDFPLDPGPQVRITTEDGVNTFGRSSFLPQPRDQRFYQFVNNLSLTRGRHQIKFGGDLFVTAPPEGKSALPFIPGGLAVFGPLNFTALTGIPNLPSFTGLEAFDSNLRSPAQLAFLTAAAALLPNLAPGLPANLPLAQLSLPTAYTQGFGDPNVVTPSKFFAVFAQDDFKIKRNLLIKAGLRYDLNRSRFVPNNNGNVSPRLAFSYSPTKFTNLRLHASYGLFFAVPVTGVAVGVNLLTTGRVKVPVIPFPFSIIPFSLPGRKFPDSFSLPPGVSLVPQLSQTTTYEPNLRSSYTQQVNFGINYFLKDKYALSVDYDFVRGIKLFSTRNINPVVRPTNSLTDSLINGRVNTSQGDIQQFESAFDSYFHALTISVNKRFDQRFSVLASYTFSKLIDNVLDFGTLSREVVDPLNIAQERGLGVIDTRSRFVISGIWDLSYKQNVVLNGLQLSSIVTLTSGKPYNLLAGVDLNRNFDNPPGD, from the coding sequence ATGTTTAAGACTATAAAAGAATTTCACTGTATATTATTAACTATTTTGTTTTTCTTTATGTTAGCAACACCTAATATACTAGCGCAATCTTCTGGATCAACTAGTAGTGCAATTAATGGGCAAGTAATTGACGGCCAAAAATCAGCCATAAGTTCTGCTACCTTAACAATAAAGAATATAGCTACTAATTTTACTAGAGAAATTATTCCAAACAGTGATGGATCTTTTAGTTTTCGCCAGTTACCACCTGGTAACTATCAATTAACAGTTCAAGCAGATGGTTTTGCTACACAAGTTATTCCTATTACTTTAGTTTTAGGCACTACAGCACTTTTAGATGTGGAGTTAGCTTTAGGGGAATCCACTCAAGTTATAGAGGTTTTAGCTAATAGCCTTGTAGAAGGTAAAACAGAAGGCAGCACAAATGTTGACCGAACTACAATAGAAAAACTACCAATTAATCGACGAAATTTCTTAGATTTTTCTACTACTGCGGCGCGTGTTGTGTCAGATGGTGGGGCAATAGGAGCAACTGCTACATCAGGACTTTCATTTAATGGGCAATCGGGACGTTTTAATAATGTTACTATTGATGGGTTAGATAATAATGATTCTGGCTCTGGTTCAGTCAGAGCAACATTTAGTCAAGATGCTGTACAAGAATTCCAAATTATTTCAGATAACTACTCGGCTGAATTTGGCCGGGCTTTAGGCGGAGTAGTTAATATTGTTACAAGGGGTGGCACAAATGATTATCATGGGGGACTATTTTTCTTTAACCGCAATGATGAAACTAGTGCTAAAGAGCCTTTTTCTGATATTAATCCAGAATTTCGCCAATACCAATTTGGGGCCGTTTTAGGTGGGCCAATCAAAAAAGATAAAGCTTTCTTTTTTACTTCTTTTGAACGACTAACTATTAAGCAAAATACTATTGTAACTATCAGTGATAATGTTGTAGCAGCAGCTAGAAGGCAAGGTTTTTCAGATGTTCAAAATGGCCCAAGACCTTTTTCCATTGGGACTACAACCCTACTTGCTAGAGCAGATTTTCGCCTCAATCCCCAAAATTCTTTGTTTGTTCGTTATAATGGTGGATTTTCCTTTAACTCTGGTTTTGATTTCTTTGGTGGTCTTATAGACTATAGCAATAGCGGAAGACAAAGCTTAGATGATAATACGTTAGTTGTTAATAATGTTTACCTTAATACAGGGCTAAATTTAGTTAATGAAACAAGGTTTCTTTTTACGGTTAGAAATCAAGATGATTTTCCTCTAGATCCTGGGCCACAAGTACGAATAACAACAGAAGATGGGGTAAACACTTTTGGAAGAAGTTCTTTTTTACCGCAGCCTAGAGATCAACGCTTTTACCAATTTGTTAATAATTTGTCTTTAACTAGAGGCCGTCATCAAATTAAATTTGGGGGGGATCTCTTTGTAACTGCGCCTCCAGAAGGTAAATCAGCCTTGCCCTTTATTCCTGGAGGACTAGCGGTTTTTGGCCCGTTAAATTTTACTGCTTTAACAGGTATTCCAAACCTACCTAGTTTTACAGGCTTAGAAGCCTTTGATTCTAATTTACGTAGTCCAGCACAATTGGCTTTTCTAACTGCTGCCGCAGCATTGCTACCTAATCTAGCTCCAGGGCTTCCAGCAAATCTACCACTAGCACAGCTTTCATTACCTACAGCTTACACTCAAGGTTTTGGTGATCCTAATGTAGTAACACCATCTAAGTTTTTTGCAGTTTTTGCACAAGATGATTTTAAGATAAAGCGTAATTTACTTATAAAAGCAGGTCTTCGCTATGACTTAAATCGATCTCGTTTTGTTCCAAACAACAATGGTAATGTTTCTCCAAGGTTAGCTTTTTCTTATAGTCCAACAAAATTTACTAATTTAAGACTTCATGCTTCTTATGGGTTATTTTTTGCTGTACCCGTCACTGGTGTTGCTGTTGGTGTAAACTTACTTACTACAGGTAGAGTTAAAGTTCCTGTAATTCCTTTTCCTTTCTCTATTATCCCTTTTTCCTTACCAGGCCGTAAGTTTCCAGACTCCTTTAGCTTGCCTCCAGGAGTTTCTCTAGTTCCACAATTAAGCCAAACTACTACCTATGAGCCAAACTTACGTAGCAGTTATACTCAGCAAGTAAACTTTGGTATTAATTATTTTCTAAAAGATAAATATGCTCTTTCTGTAGATTATGACTTTGTTCGAGGGATAAAATTATTTTCTACTAGAAATATAAATCCTGTAGTACGTCCTACTAATAGTCTTACAGATAGCTTAATTAATGGACGAGTTAACACTAGTCAAGGCGATATACAACAATTTGAGTCTGCTTTTGATAGTTATTTTCATGCCTTAACCATTTCTGTAAATAAACGATTTGACCAGCGATTTAGCGTGCTAGCAAGTTATACTTTTTCTAAATTAATTGATAATGTGCTAGATTTTGGCACACTTTCACGGGAAGTTGTTGATCCATTAAATATTGCTCAAGAACGTGGTTTAGGTGTAATAGATACTCGTAGCCGGTTTGTTATTTCAGGAATTTGGGATCTTAGTTATAAGCAAAATGTTGTGTTAAATGGGTTACAACTTTCTAGCATTGTTACTTTAACTTCAGGCAAACCTTATAATTTGCTAGCAGGTGTTGACTTAAACCGTAATTTTGATAACCCTCCAGGCGATTGA
- a CDS encoding DUF1772 domain-containing protein, which yields MIYLIYAVVSKQKIYMVTQISKLLLIATVIFLGLSAGAMLTEAILFVPYWKKMPAQDFLAWFRNNEPHLVSFFGTSQILGLIVTLLVTILYQLQRLPNKNLLAIATLINIFILLLYPIYFKQANASFAAATIDLNNVSQELINWGMWQWVRTFLGISAFFVAVLALKEKNN from the coding sequence ATGATTTATTTAATTTATGCTGTAGTTAGTAAACAAAAAATTTATATGGTTACTCAAATATCAAAACTCCTTTTAATTGCTACTGTAATATTCTTAGGTCTTTCTGCTGGGGCAATGCTTACAGAAGCGATTCTTTTTGTGCCTTACTGGAAAAAAATGCCGGCTCAAGATTTTTTGGCTTGGTTTAGAAATAATGAGCCTCATTTAGTTAGTTTTTTTGGTACATCACAGATTTTAGGATTAATTGTTACTCTTTTAGTTACTATACTTTACCAACTCCAACGCCTTCCAAATAAGAACTTGCTAGCTATAGCTACACTAATTAATATTTTTATTTTGCTACTTTACCCAATATATTTTAAGCAAGCTAATGCTAGTTTTGCTGCTGCAACTATTGATCTTAATAATGTTTCACAGGAACTTATAAACTGGGGTATGTGGCAATGGGTTCGTACTTTTCTAGGAATAAGCGCATTTTTTGTAGCAGTTTTAGCATTAAAAGAAAAAAATAATTAA
- a CDS encoding AI-2E family transporter has translation MSQDLLNGYKLTIEKAFLLVLIAFIGYLLFSLLYPFSTAILWAFTLAIVLQPWQKWLNKKIPNKTVVALIGVATAVTVIIVPLVFVSFQITKEIKIIYQYFQNPQNVDALVELAKDNKILIWLDKNANISPVDIKESLSEKISTILNFALQYVTKIISNSFSLIINFIFTLFTLFFLLRDGDKFLHWLLKLLPISNEKN, from the coding sequence ATGAGCCAAGATTTACTTAATGGTTATAAATTAACAATAGAAAAAGCTTTTTTACTAGTTTTAATAGCTTTTATTGGCTATTTATTATTTAGTTTACTTTATCCTTTTTCTACAGCAATACTTTGGGCATTTACCTTAGCAATTGTTCTTCAACCCTGGCAAAAATGGTTAAATAAAAAAATACCTAATAAAACAGTTGTAGCTTTGATTGGTGTTGCTACTGCTGTAACGGTGATTATTGTTCCATTAGTTTTTGTTTCATTTCAAATAACTAAAGAAATAAAAATAATTTATCAATATTTCCAAAACCCTCAAAATGTTGATGCTTTAGTAGAATTAGCAAAAGATAACAAAATACTTATTTGGTTAGACAAGAATGCTAATATTTCTCCTGTGGATATAAAAGAAAGCTTATCAGAAAAAATTAGTACAATATTAAATTTTGCACTTCAATATGTCACCAAAATAATTTCTAACTCTTTCTCTTTAATTATTAATTTTATTTTTACTCTTTTTACTTTATTTTTTCTTCTACGTGATGGAGATAAATTTCTACATTGGTTATTAAAACTTCTACCTATTAGTAATGAAAAAAATTAG
- a CDS encoding AI-2E family transporter: MNATLFGNVVVAITQASLAGFMFYLLGVPAVLIWTVIMAILAMIPMVGTAFIWIPTAIWLFLTGSVAKAIILVLWGIFVVSTIDNVLRPMLVGRQTNLPTIVTFYSVLGGIRIFGPLGLVLGPLIVASFVTLLNFIFPKNEEIKPTTTTQEIKQTTQPENPEKLDELKEVTENHQVEKDKELETDKTVSTVND; the protein is encoded by the coding sequence ATTAATGCTACACTTTTTGGAAATGTTGTTGTAGCTATTACTCAAGCTAGTTTAGCTGGTTTTATGTTCTATTTATTGGGAGTTCCTGCTGTATTAATTTGGACAGTAATAATGGCAATCTTAGCAATGATTCCAATGGTTGGAACTGCTTTTATTTGGATACCTACAGCTATTTGGCTCTTTTTAACAGGATCTGTTGCTAAAGCAATTATTTTAGTTTTATGGGGTATTTTTGTTGTTAGTACAATTGATAATGTTCTTAGACCAATGCTTGTTGGTAGACAAACTAATTTACCTACAATAGTTACTTTTTATAGTGTTTTAGGTGGAATAAGAATATTTGGCCCATTAGGATTAGTCTTAGGCCCACTTATTGTAGCTAGCTTTGTCACTTTACTTAATTTTATCTTTCCAAAGAATGAAGAAATAAAACCAACTACAACAACTCAAGAAATAAAGCAGACAACACAACCAGAAAACCCAGAAAAACTAGATGAATTAAAAGAAGTTACAGAAAATCATCAAGTTGAAAAAGATAAAGAGCTTGAGACTGATAAAACAGTTTCAACTGTAAACGACTAG
- a CDS encoding universal stress protein, translating to MTSLRNINYQIDRILWPTNLSPESTQALVYAISLASDFQAKLYICYCAEEPLPAGGQKVKNYLADLMEKNQIHLDKKIEWEVIITEGNVAEAITEIAQNHKIDLMVMYAKRHPYTAALFGSNAESICRTAPCPILITHPGEQALVNPDSKKADIRKILVADNFSKHSPFSLAYALTLAKTYNSELHLLHAVEDSHADLEDATNRLKEAFPISDINSNLVKYVVVRGKAYEKINEYIESHKIDLVCLATREASYSPSVFSTTSSLLFGSTTDKLLRKSSCPILVVRPFETHKQEVASNKIKVLVATDGSTYAEEAVNYAASWLWPANTELRVITVIEPLSSLGPAVTHYKLASELMQASENLVAEAATKLQKTNLPVSRHVRGGFAADEIINEAKEWGANLIIVGTHGRHGLSRFLLGSVAEKVTNNAHCSVIVVKNPQHTIMEDNPNKEAKEAKETLTT from the coding sequence ATGACAAGTCTAAGAAATATTAATTATCAAATTGATCGAATCTTATGGCCGACAAACCTTTCTCCAGAATCAACTCAAGCTTTAGTTTATGCAATATCACTTGCAAGTGATTTTCAAGCTAAACTTTACATTTGTTATTGTGCTGAAGAGCCTTTACCAGCAGGTGGACAAAAAGTTAAAAACTATTTAGCAGATTTAATGGAGAAAAATCAAATTCACTTAGACAAAAAAATTGAATGGGAAGTAATCATTACTGAAGGAAATGTAGCAGAAGCCATTACAGAAATAGCACAAAACCACAAAATAGATTTAATGGTGATGTATGCTAAAAGGCATCCTTATACAGCAGCCCTTTTTGGTTCAAACGCTGAGTCCATTTGTCGAACTGCACCTTGTCCAATATTAATTACTCATCCTGGCGAACAAGCCTTAGTTAATCCTGATAGTAAAAAAGCTGATATAAGAAAAATACTAGTTGCTGATAATTTTTCTAAACACTCACCCTTTTCATTAGCCTATGCCTTAACTCTTGCAAAAACTTATAACTCGGAACTTCACCTCCTACATGCGGTTGAAGACTCCCATGCTGATTTAGAAGACGCTACTAATCGTCTAAAAGAAGCTTTTCCTATATCAGATATTAATTCTAATTTGGTTAAATATGTAGTAGTTAGAGGTAAAGCTTATGAAAAAATTAATGAATATATAGAAAGCCATAAAATAGATTTAGTTTGTTTAGCTACTCGTGAAGCTAGTTATTCCCCTTCCGTTTTTTCTACTACAAGCTCTTTACTTTTTGGTTCTACCACAGATAAATTGCTAAGAAAGTCTTCTTGCCCAATCTTAGTAGTACGTCCCTTTGAAACTCATAAACAAGAAGTTGCTTCAAATAAAATTAAGGTTTTAGTGGCTACTGATGGTTCAACTTATGCTGAGGAAGCAGTTAATTATGCAGCCAGTTGGCTTTGGCCTGCAAACACAGAATTAAGAGTTATTACAGTTATTGAACCTCTATCTAGCCTTGGGCCTGCTGTTACACATTACAAGCTAGCTTCTGAGTTAATGCAGGCTTCTGAAAATTTAGTTGCAGAAGCAGCTACAAAGCTACAAAAAACAAATTTACCTGTTTCTCGCCATGTTAGAGGTGGTTTTGCTGCTGATGAAATTATTAACGAAGCCAAAGAATGGGGTGCTAATTTAATAATTGTTGGAACTCACGGAAGACATGGACTTTCTCGCTTTCTACTTGGTTCAGTAGCAGAAAAAGTTACTAATAATGCTCATTGCTCTGTAATAGTTGTAAAAAATCCACAACATACAATAATGGAAGATAACCCAAACAAAGAAGCTAAAGAAGCTAAGGAGACTTTAACCACTTAA